A window from Podospora bellae-mahoneyi strain CBS 112042 chromosome 1 map unlocalized CBS112042p_1, whole genome shotgun sequence encodes these proteins:
- the MSU1 gene encoding 3'-5' RNA exonuclease complex component (COG:J; EggNog:ENOG503NXKZ; BUSCO:EOG09260JNY) has translation MLRSTTGRHYVCWRCQTLQKNPTQRPLGRISQSCAPLSPSQPISSRLVNTSAQTSGGLPPLPELSDKFRLRREPYIKSQLRLWEEQNPDLTPQQQDEATPPPSAILNSATRAISDSSFRLDQTNNRTAGFDFDSSDISSLGYTSTQLEPGDLVEVSSSGWRVRLLAVCLGNFNGQNHFYTNTGKWFTSRVFRSSFVVRNFVQDPAEISAVISAIPSLSGDDLLLDELQDINAGPSRDIASGLIKKMYKFQTEARLLHQTYVERLNNAGKKLGDEDKLMSLHEIADALLPMTLKRGKASFPPEALYAVHSVVSVDDTAFRAALLGERHHEGRMFTVNSTDKQRNVYEVAEVVRNFYEILGNSSRRIPRQVAQDAMKFRDFAIKVRKIIDHNRRHRPWTPHGTIGLAKSDAVPILGVEPVEWTGLGASIIQFMEMWAAHDWFQPASQHHWVGAAILRAIGRYQDALLDRSSAWTFLQEIGHISPWDISPRYALRLPGLELDRDAGLNLQKPKSAERPEPLAPDQLEHLRQDFAVSTVYCIDSEQTFDVDDGISLEKLTDEEYWVHLHVADPASRVRPDSAQAKAASLRAETVYLPGFQEDMFDGEAVRDAFSLGANQPSLTFSALVKTDGTLKDYRITPGILRNVVYITPEEVTLVLDEPINKPPTPSNEVLEVGPRPARSPPSRNLVTAGDLSKKHRSELRTLHQLGQAIHNQRLSKGAQPAFTPRPKAKVALDDVKTIKTEGQIQCYNDPWIRVAYEGSTTAGDELVGPLMVLAGEVAARWCADRNIPIPYRTQVTKKENLETLKEFTEKVINPKLLAGERIIGPDLDKLNNLRGHMALKATPGPIFSMGVDAYSKVTSPLRRYADLIAHWQIEAALLEEHRLGRSLIEEHGSDNTKVVHKFLPFSKEVLEETVLPRVRLREVHATALGNNAGNLRWILQAMLRAWKFGDNPNQLPETFKFTVVTINPKRDLEGKLDYFDLEATVGVEHVEGFALIEEFKIGEVLDVELVDINVYHKKITVKPVRRYSLPEAE, from the exons ATGTTGCGCTCAACAACCGGACGGCATTACGTCTGCTGGAGGTGCCAGACATTGCAAAAGAACCCAACCCAACGTCCACTGGGACGGATATCGCAGTCATGCGCACCGTTATCGCCATCTCAGCCAATATCAAGCCGCCTGGTGAACACCTCTGCACAGACCTCGGGGGGGCTGCCCCCTTTGCCAGAATTATCAGACAAGTTCAGACTGAGGAGGGAACCATACATAAAATCACAGCTTCGACTATGGGAGGAACAAAATCCAGACCTCAcgccccagcagcaggatgAGGCCACTCCACCCCCatccgccatcctcaactCTGCAACACGGGCCATCAGTGATTCCAGCTTTAGGCTCGACCAGACCAATAACCGAACCGCTGGCTTCGATTTTGACAGCAGTGATATCTCTAGCTTGGGGTACACAAGCACGCAGTTGGAACCAGGAGATCTTGTGGAAGTCAG CTCTTCCGGCTGGAGAGTGAGGCTTCTCGCTGTCTGCTTGGGCAACTTCAATGGCCAAAACCACTTCTACACCAACACGGGCAAATGGTTTACCAGTCGCGTGTTTCGCAGCTCCTTCGTCGTTAGGAACTTTGTGCAGGATCCGGCCGAGATAAGTGCCGTGATCAGTGCTATTCCATCTCTGTCCGGAGACgacctccttcttgacgaACTCCAGGATATCAATGCAGGCCCCTCACGAGATATCGCATCCGGTCTGATCAAAAAGATGTACAAATTCCAGACCGAGGCGCGCCTGCTGCATCAGACCTATGTCGAGAGACTGAACAATGCAGGAAAAAAGCTTGGTGACGAAGACAAGCTTATGAGCCTGCACGAGATTGCTGACGCCTTGCTCCCAATGACCTTGAAGCGCGGCAAAGCATCTTTCCCACCTGAAGCGCTCTATGCTGTTCACTCGGTCGTATCGGTGGATGACACAGCCTTCCGCGCAGCTCTTTTGGGCGAACGTCACCACGAAGGCCGTATGTTTACGGTGAACTCGACTGATAAGCAACGGAACGTGTACGAAGTTGCTGAAGTGGTCCGTAACTTTTACGAAATCCTGGGCaactcatcaagaagaaTTCCCCGTCAAGTTGCCCAGGACGCCATGAAGTTTCGAGACTTTGCAATCAAAGTACGGAAGATCATTGACCATAACCGGCGTCATCGTCCATGGACACCCCATGGCACAATAGGACTAGCCAAGAGCGATGCTGTTCCCAttcttggtgttgagccTGTCGAGTGGACTGGACTTGGTGCCTCTATCATCCAATTCATGGAGATGTGGGCAGCCCATGATTGGTTTCAACCTGCTTCGCAGCATCACTGGGTTGGCGCCGCTATCTTGCGCGCCATTGGACGATACCAAGATGCCTTGCTTGATCGCAGTTCCGCCTGGACGTTTTTGCAAGAGATTGGCCACATTTCTCCTTGGGACATCAGCCCACGCTATGCCCTTCGTCTTCCAGGACTGGAGCTTGACCGAGACGCGGGCTTGAATCTGCAGAAACCCAAATCAGCAGAAAGACCGGAACCACTTGCGCCCGATCAGCTCGAGCATCTCCGTCAAGACTTTGCAGTTTCTACAGTCTACTGCATTGACTCGGAGCAGACGTTCGATGTGGATGACGGCATCTCACTCGAGAAGCTCACTGATGAAGAGTATTGGGTTCATCTGCACGTTGCCGACCCTGCTTCGCGTGTCCGACCCGACAGTGCTCAGGCCAAGGCAGCGTCGCTACGAGCTGAAACGGTATATCTTCCTGGATTCCAGGAGGATATGTTTGATGGTGAAGCTGTACGCGACGCGTTTTCTCTGGGCGCGAATCAGCCAAGTTTGACCTTCAGCGCTCTGGTCAAGACCGACGGCACCCTGAAGGATTATAGAATCACCCCTGGTATTCTACGAAATGTAGTCTACATAACCCCCGAAGAGGTCACCTTGGTACTCGATGAACCTATCAACAAACCACCCACACCGTCAAATGAAGTGTTGGAGGTTGGCCCCCGCCCAGCGCGGTCCCCTCCTAGCCGCAACCTCGTCACGGCGGGCGATCTTTCAAAGAAACACCGATCTGAACTTAGGACTTTGCATCAGCTTGGCCAGGCCATTCACAACCAACGACTTTCCAAGGGGGCTCAGCCAGCCTTCACACCTCGTCCGAAAGCCAAGGTGGCACTAGACGATGTTAAAACGATCAAAACAGAGGGTCAGATACAATGTTACAACGACCCCTGGATTCGAGTGGCCTATGAGGGTTCAACCACAGCAGGCGACGAGCTGGTCGGCCCGCTCATGGTACTTGCCGGCGAGGTTGCCGCCAGGTGGTGTGCTGACCGGAACATCCCCATTCCCTACCGCACCCAGGTCACCAAGAAAGAGAACCTGGAAACACTGAAAGAATTCACCGAAAAGgtcatcaaccccaaactcctcgcCGGAGAGCGCATCATTGGTCCCGACCTCGACAAACTCAACAATCTGCGCGGCCACATGGCGCTGAAGGCCACCCCCGGCCCCATTTTCTCCATGGGTGTTGACGCCTACTCCAAGGTGACCTCGCCCCTGAGACGGTACGCCGATTTGATCGCCCACTGGCAAATCGAAGCAGCCCTGCTCGAGGAACACCGTCTTGGCCGGTCCCTGATCGAGGAACACGGCTCCGACAATACCAAGGTCGTCCACAAGTTCCTTCCGTTTTCCAAGGAAGTTTTGGAGGAAACTGTCCTTCCTCGTGTTCGTCTTCGGGAGGTGCACGCGACCGCGCTTGGAAACAATGCGGGTAATCTGAGATGGATACTCCAGGCGATGCTGCGCGCGTGGAAATTCGGGGACAACCCGAACCAGCTGCCCGAGACGTTCAAGTTTACTGTTGTCACGATCAACCCGAAGCGGGATTTGGAGGGGAAGCTCGACTATTTCGACCTGGAGGCTACGGTTGGCGTGGAACACGTGGAGGGTTTTGCCCTGATTGAGGAATtcaagattggggaggtgttggatgtgGAGCTGGTTGATATCAATGTGTACCACAAGAAGATTACGGTGAagccggtgaggaggtatAGCCTGCCCGAGGCTGAGTAG
- a CDS encoding uncharacterized protein (BUSCO:EOG09264W7W; COG:I; EggNog:ENOG503NXS5), with translation MSLADRDEVTWLTETHLTRFAVSAGAAGIPTRSKGGVCREAAMESNFSKGAARLGEEPRLRTPPQNQTPADLSGIDGKLLYAMPFSAKDLQRYRKDEKFSHRLLTPEEKVNLLKPYLPSPPPPLDRTRRASLSQVSREERKGKLGLRRFLRRHFHIFVYALIHLYFSIYIRLRQAYHAIGNRFYTVYHHHHHSPELIQRDIKDLSRLPKHLSVILALEDQGRSGAGLEKLVNEAADIAAWCASAGITQLSIYEKTGILKGYVKETHQTISQRLQTYFGPSFPSVSLGAPHIPPVQSGLLSLSNSPNNENRKNINILLISAEDGRDSIVDLTKTLAEMSQRKKLQPVDITTELVDAELSESVMEEPDLLVLFSPFVELAGYPPWQIRLTEIFHVPDNQGVGYQVLYRALCKFAKAQMRMGR, from the exons ATGTCACTGGCAGACCGCGACGAAGTTACGTGGCTGACCGAGACTCACCTCACTCGATTCGCCGTatcagcaggagcagcaggtaTTCCTACCCGGAGCAAGGGTGGTGTGTGCCGGGAAGCTGCAATGGAGTCCAACTTTTCCAAGGGAGCCGCCAGACTGGGCGAG GAGCCACGCTTAcggacaccaccacaaaaccaAACCCCAGCCGACCTCTCCGGCATCGACGGTAAGCTGCTATACGCCATGCCCTTCAGCGCCAAAGACCTGCAACGGTATCGTAAGGATGAGAAGTTCAGTCACAGGCTTCTGACgcccgaggagaaggtcaaCCTTCTCAAG CCATAcctcccctcacccccaccaccactcgaTCGCACCCGAAGAGCCTCTCTTTCCCAAGTCTCACGAGAAGAACGCAAAGGCAAGCTGGGTCTGCGCCGTTTCCTCCGCCGCCACTTCCACATCTTCGTCTACgccctcatccacctctaCTTCTCCATCTACATCCGCCTCCGCCAGGCTTACCATGCCATTGGCAACCGCTTCTACACCGtctatcaccaccaccaccactcccccgAGTTAATACAGCGTGATATTAAAGACCTCAGTCGCCTTCCCAAACACCTCAGCGTCATCCTGGCCCTCGAGGATCAAGGGCGCAGCGGAGCCGGCCTCGAAAAGCTCGTCAACGAAGCAGCCGACATTGCCGCCTGGTGCGCTAGCGCGGGCATCACTCAGCTCTCCATCTACGAGAAAACTGGCATCCTCAAAGGTTACGTCAAGGAAACCCACCAGACCATCTCCCAGCGTCTCCAAACCTACTTCggcccctccttcccctccgtcTCGCTCGGTGCCCCTCACATCCCGCCAGTCCAATCCGGTCTCCTGtccctcagcaacagccccAACAATGAGAACCGCAAGAACATTAATATTCTTCTCATCTCTGCCGAAGATGGCAGAGACTCCATTGTTGACCTGACCAAGACCCTTGCCGAGATGTCCCAGCGTAAAAAGCTCCAGCCcgtcgacatcaccaccgagcTCGTAGACGCCGAGCTGAGCGAGAGTGTCATGGAGGAGCCTGACCTGCTTGTGTTGTTCAGTCCCTTTGTTGAGCTTGCCGGTTACCCACCGTGGCAGATTCGGTTGACGGAGATTTTCCATGTGCCGGACAACCAAGGGGTGGGGTACCAGGTTTTATATCGGGCGTTGTGCAAGTTTGCCAAGGCGCAgatgagaatggggaggtAG
- a CDS encoding uncharacterized protein (EggNog:ENOG503NXKT; COG:G) has translation MKAAVVAAAAAVLAGGASAHSHRHAHKALFQKRSLNDTEVCVPTCTTIYSTIYGEETWIQPPPKSTEAPVPVPVITTTPEPEPVVVPTTTTTEPAIVPTPIPQICPTPGTYTFPATTIVVTETTTVCAASTTEVPSGTHTLGGVTTVVETATEIVCPYATTEVENGVVTSVIKTTTFVCPSAGTYTIAPITTVVPSVTTVVVPVVTTYCPGTYTAPAVVTTITETNVVVYCPFTSSEIPAPTPQAVTPKPQAAPEPAPAPAPAPEKPKAVAPPPASTPAKGKGSVGGGKLGGKGKHWAMTYTPFRPDGHCKTYSEVDADVKIIASKNFEALRIYSTDCDTLPNVGAAAEKYGLRLIIGLFVGSPGCDNGNPTIAQQISALKEWKKWHLVDLCVVGNEALFNGYCSVQQLADLIVHTKKELGSAGYTGPYTTTDVLSAFEAGDMSPVCNVIDVVSANVHAYFNYQTTPGQAGKFVRSQLDAVSKICGGKPSYCMETGWPTSGVCNGAACAGVPQQKEAIASIEQEIGQSVVFFSFRDDPWKNPGACNCERSWGSDKAFGY, from the coding sequence ATGAAGGCAGCCGTTGTAGCAGCGGCCGCGGCCGTCCTCGCCGGCGGTGCGAGCGCCCACAGTCACCGTCACGCCCACAAGGCGCTGTTCCAGAAGAGGTCGCTCAACGACACCGAGGTCTGCGTCCCTACCTGCACCACCATCTACAGCACCATCTACGGCGAGGAGACCTGGATCCAGCCCCCTCCCAAGTCCACTGAGGCTCCTGTTCCCGTCCcggtcatcaccaccacacccgaACCCGAGCCAGTTGTtgtcccaaccaccaccacaaccgaGCCGGCGATCGTTCCCACACCCATCCCGCAGATTTGCCCGACCCCGGGCACCTACACCTTCCCTGCGACGACCATCGTGGTGACTGAGACTACCACCGTCtgcgccgcctccaccaccgaggtCCCCAGCGGCACCCACACCCTCGGCGGTGTCACCACCGTCGTCGAGACCGCTACCGAGATTGTCTGCCCCTACGCCACCACCGAGGTTGAGAACGGCGTTGTCACCAGCGTcatcaagaccaccacctttGTGTGCCCTTCGGCCGGCACCTACACCATtgcccccatcaccaccgttgTCCCAAGCGTCACCACCGTTGTTGTGCCTGTCGTGACCACCTACTGCCCGGGTACCTACACCGCTCCTGCCgttgtcaccaccatcaccgagacCAACGTTGTGGTCTACTGCCCATTCACCTCCTCCGAGATCCCTGCCCCCACTCCTCAGGCTGTCACCCCCAAGCCCCAGGCTGCCCCTGagcccgctcccgctcctgcCCCGGCCCCTGAGAAGCCCAAGGCTGttgccccccctcctgccAGCACTCCtgccaagggcaagggcagcgtgggtggtggcaagCTCGGCGGAAAGGGCAAGCACTGGGCCATGACCTACACCCCCTTCCGCCCCGATGGTCACTGCAAGACCTACAGCGAGGTTGATGCCGATGTCAAGATCATCGCCAGCAAGAACTTCGAGGCTCTCCGCATCTACTCCACCGACTGcgacaccctccccaacgTTGGTGCTGCCGCTGAGAAGTATGGCCTCCGTCTGATCATTGGTCTCTTCGTCGGCAGCCCCGGCTGCGACAACGGCAACCCCACCATTGCCCAGCAGATCTCTGCTCTCAAGGAGTGGAAGAAGTGGCACCTTGTTGACCTTTGCGTTGTCGGTAACGAGGCTCTCTTCAACGGCTACTGCTCCGTTCAGCAGCTCGCCGACCTCATTGTCCACACCAAGAAGGAGCTCGGCTCTGCCGGCTACACTGGcccctacaccaccaccgatgTGCTCTCTGCCTTCGAGGCTGGTGACATGTCCCCGGTCTGCAACGTCATCGACGTTGTTTCCGCCAACGTCCATGCCTACTTCAACTACCAGACCACTCCTGGTCAGGCCGGCAAGTTCGTTCGCAGCCAGCTCGACGCCGTCTCCAAGATCTGCGGCGGCAAGCCTTCCTACTGCATGGAAACCGGCTGGCCCACCTCTGGTGTCTGCAACGGTGCCGCTTGCGCCGGTGTTCCCCAGCAGAAGGAGGCCATTGCCTCCATTGAGCAGGAGATCGGCCAGTcggtcgtcttcttctcattcCGTGACGACCCCTGGAAGAACCCCGGTGCTTGCAACTGCGAGCGGTCGTGGGGCTCTGACAAGGCTTTCGGCTACTAA
- the SEC10 gene encoding Exocyst complex component 5 (COG:U; BUSCO:EOG09260WUS; EggNog:ENOG503NUB1), protein MERGGSSASRSLFPTGPSFTLEDFSNKDFIVRDFVDSLAETAVPASRRSGPANQAFDPKPLIRTFENALSQLGALGEELQEKESELLSQVRRAEIQHDQTLETLGRKLDQSMSQFEALDLTLNNNASSNGSIRGGGNDGGGNIAVQIGEKLEELDRKRRKAQDANFLIQCWTEVSETGQVTSLEEIQRQGGAENKIRCAVIARQLMRISQRLDPASWGQQTNGFRGNGVTNGVTGTNRRHNTREALEKFSELLEQDLLKQFNNSYRRQNFDDMMECAKVLLDFNGGASVIAAFVNQHQFFIDRDQLITDEVTADGDTWDQLADPDSEPPGVEPSLQSLIDEVKIVMQEESFIIKRAFPYYETVLIKFIQRVFQQSIQQRLEMVLDKATTISALAFLRCLHSSRAYIGALVEDLKTHGLTEHPEPCSAQIAQTLDQQLEELFIPYLVGNGYIDREKKSLEEMYNSLLFKFTLYHSRRKKAPTGFMASLAQQGTQLISSAKDAYMERLESSDLTPTQKRTMLRVAGIRDDSSNKNDIEVSEQDGVLSVAYAKRMIGWLAESVRRTLEMGSSSETPKDVNILLNLLLTSMGQVYVETALDAALDLATSQENTKTEPDLSYLPNIRPAVTITNLMSRFITTVLIRLAESNTTIRRSMEAQTKLAIEATERKTNAVMKSTMDVVLNYVPKLLSQQKKLDFKPKDDDLEGLVDTLQTVPCQLICSFLSQKVAVLARQAVDGHNLEMFCSELALAVHRLLFEHFKKFQVNATGGLMVTKDIAKYVSTLREWPLTREVEQIVEVLTEVGYLFIIQPEALKERSRNLASGPADGRMGGGFGGLVGGGNAGVATTASVGKRLNKADFKQFVLKREDAGSAGVQSVLAGL, encoded by the exons ATGGAACGCGGCGGGTCCAGTGCCTCGCGCTCGCTGTTCCCGACAGGGCCCAGCTTCACCCTCGAGGACTTCTCCAACAAGGACTTTATCGTCAGGGACTTTGTCGACTCTCTCGCCGAGACTGCCGTTCCAGCAAGCCGCCGCTCAGGCCCGGCGAATCAGGCCTTCGACCCGAAGCCACTAATCCGGACATTCGAAA ACGCTTTATCACAGCTGGGTGCATTGGGAGAAGAGCTACAGGAGAAGGAATCAGAATTACTATCACAGGTCCGCCGCGCCGAGATACAACATGACCAGACACTCGAGACACTCGGTCGAAAGCTTGACCAGTCCATGTCCCAGTTTGAGGCCCTGGACTTGACCCTAAACAACAACGCAAGTTCGAACGGAAGCATACGTGGCGGCGGTAATGATGGGGGCGGTAATATCGCTGTACAGATTGGCGAGAAGCTTGAGGAGTTGGacaggaagagaaggaaagcGCAGGACGCCAACTTTTTGATACAATGCTGGACAGAAGTCTCGGAAACGGGGCAGGTGACTTCATTGGAAGAGATACAACGCCAGGGAGGTGCCGAGAACAAGATTCGATGTGCTGTTATTGCACGACAACTGATGCGCATCAGTCAGCGTTTGGATCCGGCGTCATGGGGTCAGCAGACCAATGGGTTCCGAGGAAACGGTGTTACTAATGGGGTTACTGGGACTAACCGAAGGCATAATACGAGAGAGGCGCTGGAGAAGTTCTCGGAGCTTTTGGAGCAGGATCTCCTGAAGCAGTTCAACAACAGCTACCGACGCCAAAACTTTGACGACATGATGGAGTGCGCAAAGGTTCTTCTGGATTTCAACGGCGGTGCCAGCGTTATTGCCGCCTTTGTCAACCAACACCAGTTCTTTATCGACCGAGATCAGCTCATTACAGACGAGGTCACTGCTGACGGTGATACGTGGGATCAGTTGGCTGATCCTGATTCAGAACCGCCCGGTGTTGAGCCAAGTCTGCAGTCTCTTATCGACGAAGTGAAGATTGTAATGCAGGAGGAgtccttcatcatcaaacgGGCTTTCCCGTACTACGAAACGGTTCTTATCAAGTTCATCCAGCGCGTTTTCCAACAGTCTATCCAACAACGACTCGAGATGGTTCTGGATAAGGCAACTACCATCTCTGCGCTGGCCTTCCTGAGGTGCTTGCACTCATCACGAGCTTATATCGGGGCACTTGTGGAGGATCTCAAAACACACGGCCTTACTGAACACCCTGAACCATGTTCTGCTCAAATAGCACAAACACTAGAccagcagctggaggagctgtttaTCCCGTACTTGGTTGGCAACGGTTACATCGACCGCGAGAAGAAGAGTCTGGAAGAAATGTACAACTCTCTGCTTTTCAAGTTTACGTTGTATCACTCCCGAAGGAAGAAGGCGCCAACCGGGTTCATGGCATCTCTTGCCCAGCAGGGCACCCAACTAATATCCTCGGCCAAAGACGCATACATGGAGCGTCTGGAGTCCTCCGACCTTACACCTACTCAAAAGCGAACCATGCTTCGTGTGGCTGGCATTCGGgatgacagcagcaacaagaacgACATTGAAGTCTCCGAACAAGATGGTGTCCTCAGCGTAGCCTACGCCAAGCGCATGattggctggctggccgAATCTGTCCGTCGCACCCTCGAGATGGGATCCTCAAGCGAGACTCCCAAGGATGTCAACATCTTGCTCAACCTGCTCTTGACGAGCATGGGCCAAGTGTACGTCGAAACCGCCCTCGACGCGGCTCTCGACCTAGCCACCTCGCAAGAAAACACCAAGACAGAACCAGACCTGTCCTACCTCCCTAATATTCGCCCGGCAGTAACCATCACGAACCTTATGTCCAGATTCATCACCACGGTTCTGATCCGCCTGGCGGAGTCgaacaccaccatccgccGCAGCATGGAAGCGCAGACCAAACTCGCCATTGAGGCCACGGAGCGGAAGACAAACGCGGTGATGAAGTCGACAATGGACGTTGTTTTGAATTACGTACCCAAACTCCTCTCACAGCAAAAGAAGTTGGACTTTAAGCCCAAGGACGATGATTTGGAGGGGCTGGTGGATACACTCCAGACCGTGCCCTGCCAGTTGATTTGTAGCTTTCTCTCACAAAAAGTGGCCGTGCTCGCCCGTCAGGCGGTGGATGGGCATAATCTGGAGATGTTTTGCTCTGAGCTCGCGCTGGCGGTTCATCGGTTGCTGTTTGAGCACTTTAAGAAATTCCAGGTTAATGCTacgggggggttgatggtgacgaaGGATATTGCAAAGTATGTCAGCACGTTGAGGGAGTGGCCTTtgacgagggaggtggagcagATTGTGGAAGTGCTGACGGAGGTTGGGTACTTGTTTATTATCCAGCCTGAGGCGTTGAAGGAGAGGTCGAGGAATTTAGCGAGCGGGCCGGCGGATGggaggatgggtggtgggtttggggggttggttggaggggggaatgCTGGGGTTGCGACGACGGCTTCGGTGGGCAAGAGGTTGAATAAAGCGGATTTTAAGCAGTTTGtgctgaagagggaggatgcgGGGAGTGCGGGGGTGCAGAGCgtgttggctgggttgtgA